CCCGATCCTCGTGAGCGCCGATCTGGCCGCGAGGCTCGACGAGGACGCTCGCGTGGTGCAGGCGATCCGGGCGCTGCACGGGAGCGGGAGCGATCCGTCGGTCGACGCGGCGATCCTGAAGGTGGCCGAGAAGGCGATCGTCGCCCGCCCCGGCGAAAAGGACACCACCCTGCAGGGATTCATGGAGAGGATGCGCAGCCTGGAGGCGATCGCCTCCTCCTTCAACGGCGTCAGCCGCGCCTTCGTCATGCGCTCCGGAAAAGAGGTGCGGGTCCTCGTCGAGGCGGGTGCGGTGAACGACGCCGACGTCGTGACCCTGTCGAAAGAGATCACCAGCCGCATCCAGAAGGAAGTCGAGTATCCCGGCGCCGTGCGCATCAGCGTGATCCGCGAGACCCGCGCCGTGGACTACGCGACCTAGAGACGAGGGTTCGACGCATGCGCATCGCTTTCCTGGGAGACGTCAACGGCCGCGCCGGGCGGCACGTCCTGGCGTCGCAGCTGCCGCGGCTCGTCGCGGCGCGCTCGATCGATTTCGTCGTGGCGAACGTCGAGAATGCCGCCGACGGGTTCGGCATCACCCCCGAGCTCAGCGAGGAGCTCCTCGCCTGCGGCATCGATTGCATGACCTCGGGGAACCACATCTGGGACAAGGTCGAGATCGTCGATTACCTGCCGGGCCAGCCCCGTCTTCTCCGCCCGCTCAATTACCCGGACCGGGCCCCGGGCCACGGCCTCTACGTCGGTGAGACGGCGGCGGGCGTGCCGGTGGCGGTGATCAACCTGATGGGACGTGTGTTCATGCCGCCGTGCGAGAACCCCTTCCCGATCGTCGACCAGGCCCTCAAGCGTCTCGAGGGGAAGGCCGCCGTGATCCTGGTCGACGTCCACGCCGAGGCGACCTCCGAAAAGACGGCGATGGGGCGCTACCTCGACGGACGCGTCACCGCGGTGGTCGGCACGCACACGCACGTGCAGACCGCGGACGAGATCATCCTGCCGCGAGGCACGGGTTACATCACCGACCTGGGGATGACCGGGGCGTACGATTCGGTCATCGGGATCGAGACGGAGCTCGCGCTCAAGAAGTTCCTGACCGGCATGCCGGTCCGCTTCACGACAGCGAAGCGCGATCCGAGGATGTGCGGCGTCATTCTCGAGGCGGACGACACGAGCGGGCGCGCCCTTTCGATCGAGAGGATCCAGGTGCGCCCCGATGGCGGGACGCCGGGAGCGGGGGATGCGCGGACTGTTTGACGAGCCGCTCCCGGACGCACCGGGAGGGGGCGCTTCAGGACCGGCGCCGCGCGAGACGCGGCGCGTCTACACCGTCAGCGAGCTCAACGCCCTGGCGCAGGAGATCCTGGAGGAGTCCTTCCCATCGATCTGGGTGGAGGGGGAGATCAGCAACCTGCGCAAGTATCCTTCGGGACACACCTACTTCACGCTCAAGGACGAGGCGGCGCAGATCGCCGCCGTGCTGTTCCGGGGCGCCTCCCAGTCGCTCCCCTTCCGTCCGGAGGACGGCCTCAAGGTCCTGGCGCGCGGGCGGATCACCCTGTACGAAGCGCGTGGCACCTTTCAGATCATCGTGGATGCGCTCGAGCCCGCCGGGCTCGGGGCCCTGCAACTCGCGTTCGAGCAGCTCAAGGCCCGCCTCCTGGCCGAGGGTCTCTTCGACCCCGCCCGCAAGCGGCCCCTGCCCCTCCTGCCGCGGCGCATCGGCATCGTCGCGTCCCCCCGGGGCGCCGCCCTGCGCGACATCCTGAAGGTCCTCGCCCGGCGCTTCGCGAACCTCGAGATCGTCCTCGCACCGTCCCGCGTCCAGGGGGAGGGCGCCTCGCTCGAGATCGTCGAGTCGATTCGCATGCTGAACCGTCTCGGTGGCATCGACGTTCTGATCCTGGCGCGCGGGGGCGGCTCGATCGAAGACCTCTGGCCGTTCAACGAGGAGCGCGTGGCGCGCGCCATCGCGGCCTCCACCGTCCCCGTCGTCTCCGCCGTGGGACACGAGGTGGACACGACCATCGCCGATCTCGTCGCCGATCTGCGGGCACCCACGCCGTCGGCCGCGGCCGAGATGGTGGTCCGATCGAAGGAGGAGCTGGGGGATCGGATCGCGGCCCTGCGCGGGCGCCTGATCGCCGCGGCCCGCCTGCGGCTGTCCGCGGCGGGCGTCGCGCTCGAGGACGCGGGCTCGGCGCGGGCGCGCGAGGCGGTGCGCGACCGGCTCCGCGACCTGGCCCTGCGGGTCGACGATCTGACCTTCCGCCTCGGGGCGCACCTGGAGCGGACGACGACGGACGCGCGGCATCGCCTCGAGATCCTGAAGGAGCGCATGACACCGGAGAGACTCGCGGGACGCCTGCGGCACCGCAGGGCCAGGGCCGACGGCCTCGACAGGCTTCTCCATGCTTCGATGACGACCCGGCTGCAGCGCGCGCGGGATCAGTGCTCCGCCTACGCCGAGAGACTCCTGGCCCTGTCCCCTCTCGCGGTCCTGGGGCGCGGCTACGCGATCTGCAGGCTGCAGAGCACGGGGGCGATCCTGAAGGACAGCACCGCCGCGCGCGCCGGCGACGCCGTCAGTATCAGGCTACACCGCGGCAGTCTCGACTGCGCGGTCACGGAGGTCCGAGCCCATGGCGAGCGCGAAGAAGGGGTCTAGGCAGCCGGGTTTCGAGGAGGCGCTCGAGCGACTGGAGGCGATCGTCAAGAGCCTCGAGGAGGGGGACCGTCCGCTGGAGGACTCGCTGCGGCTTTTCGAGGAAGGCGTATCGCTCACGAGGCTCTGCGCCGCGAAACTCGAGGAGGCCCAGCGCCGCATCGACGTTCTGACGCGCGGCGAGCAGGGCGACCTGAAGCTCGCGCCGTTCGAGGACGAGGGTGAGGGCGGGGAACCCGGGCGCTCATGAGGCTTCCCGCGCGGATGCAACGCGATCGACGGCTCGTCGATGCCGCCCTGCGCAGGTTCCTGCCGAGCCGCGTCGAGGTCCCGCTGACCGTGCGCCGCGCCATGGTGTACTCGCTGTTCCCCGGGGGCAAGCGTCTGCGGCCGATCCTGGCGATCACCGCCTGCCGGGCGCTGGGGGGGCGCGTGTCCGACGTCCTTCCTGTGGCGGCCGCGATCGAGATGATCCACACTTACTCGCTGATCCACGACGATCTTCCGGCCCTCGACAACGACGACCTGCGCCGAGGACGGGCCACCAGCCACCGCGTCTTCGGAGAGGCGATGGCGATCCTGGCCGGGGACGCGCTCCTCAACCACGCCTTCGAGATCGCCGCCACGCACCCGGGTGGCCCGGGTCTCGCGGCGCGCAAGATGCGGTCGATAGGTCTCCTGGCGCGCGCGGCGGGGGTCACCGGCATGATCGGCGGGCAGGTGATGGATCTCGAGGCGGAGGGCCGCCCCTATTCCTACGGGACGCTCCTCAAGATCCACCGGGGCAAGACCGGGGCGCTGATCTCCGCGGCGGCGCAGATCGGCGGGATCATCGCGGGGGTCGGCCGACGGGAGCTCCGGGCGCTACGCGCCTACGGCGATGCCGTGGGACTGGCCTTCCAGATCGTCGATGACATCCTGGACCGGGAAGGGGATCCCGAACGACTGGGCAAGACCCTCGGCAAGGACGCGCGGTCCCGCAAGGCGACGTTCCCTGCCCTGCTGGGCGTCGAGGGTTCTCGTCGCCGCGCGGAGGAGGCGATCGGGCGCGCCGAGCGCGCTCTTCTGCGTTTCGGGACCCGCGGACGGGCGCTCGGAGTCCTCGCGCGCTTCATCGTCCACCGCGCGAATTGAGCCGCGTGCGCCGGGAGAAGCCGGGGCTCGAACGCGCGGAGGGGCACGCCGGGGCGGGGACGGCCAGACGGCCGAAGGAACGCCTCGACCGGCTGCTGGTCGAGCGCGGTCTGGCCAGGAGCCGGGAACGCGCGCAGGCCCTGGTTCTCGCGGGGGTCGTGCGCGTCGACGGCAAGGCGGGGCAGAAACCGGGGACGCTCCTGTCTCCCGATGCCGTGATCGAGGTGCGGGCACCCGACCACCCGTTCGTCGGGCGGGGCGGTGTCAAGCTGGAAGGGGCGCTCGCGAGCCTGCGTGTCGCGGTCTCCGGGCGCCTGGCCCTGGACATCGGCGCCTCGACCGGAGGGTTCACCGACTGCCTCCTCAGGCGCGGGGCGGCGCGCGTGTACGCGCTCGACGTCGGCCGGGGTCTTCTCGACTGGTCGCTGCGCAGCGACCCCCGGGTGGTGGTCCTCGAAGGGCGGAACGCCCGGTATCTCTCCCGGGATGATCTGCCGGAGCAGGTGGATCTGGCGGTGATCGACGTGAGCTTCATCTCCCTGAGGCTGATCTTCCCGCCGCTGCCGCCCCTCCTTCTGAAGGACGCCGACGTCGTGGCGCTGGTGAAGCCGCAGTTCGAAGTGGGCAAGGGGGAGATCGGCAAGGGAGGGATCGTGCGCGAGCCGGAGAAGCACCTGAAGTCGGTCCTGTCGGCGGCCGCGGCCGCGGACAAGGCCGGGTTCTCGGTGCGCGGCGCCTGCGTCTCGCCGCTTCCGGGAGCCGAAGGGAACCGCGAGTTCTTCCTGCACCTGTCCCTCGACGCGGCGGGGGCGCTGCGCGGCGAGACCCTGGACCGTCTTCTGGGAGGCATCGTTCATGGCGGATGAGACCCGGCGGAAAACGATCTCGACCGTGACCATCGTCGCCAAGCGGCAGGCGGCCGAGGCCCGTCTCGCCGCGCGCCATTGCGCGCGGTTCCTGGAGGCGCGCCGCGTCGCGGTCACCTTCGATCCGTTCACCGCGCGGGCCCTGGGTCGCCGCCGGGACGGCCGCGTCCCCGGCGGCGCCGCCCGGCCTTCCGACCTGTACATCGTGATCGGCGGTGACGGCACGCTCCTGATGGTGGCCCGGGACCTCGCCGCCCGTCCCCGCCCGATCCTCGGCATCAATCTCGGCGGGCTCGGCTTCCTGACCGAGACCGGCCCCGGCGAGATGGAGGAGATCCTGATCGAAATCCTGGACGGGCGCTACGCCCTCGACCGCCGCATCGGTCTCGAGGTCAGCATCGTGCGCGGCGGAAAGACCGTGATGCGCCAGGTGACGCTCAATGATGCGGTCATCAACAAGGGGGCCCTGGCGCGCATCATCGAGCTCCGGCTGTCGATCGATCGTGATCCCGTCACCACCTACAAGTCGGACGGCCTGATCATCTCCACGCCGACCGGCTCGACCGCCTACTCGCTGTCGGCCGGAGGGCCGATCATCCACCCCAGCCTGAAGGCCTTCCTGATCACGCCGATCTGCCCGCACACCCTGAGCATGCGTCCCCTCGTGCTGCCCGACGATTCGACGGCCGAAGTCAGCCTGCACACCGGTGATTCGGAGGTCTACCTGACCCTGGACGGCCAGGTCGGCCACGCGCTCAGGACCAAGGACCGGGTCCGGGTGCGGCGCAGCCGCCAGCCGATCCTGATGGTCCGGTCGCCGCGCAAATCGTACTTCGAGGTCCTAAGGCACAAGCTGCACTGGGGGGAGCGCTGAAGGAATCCTACCGCGTGCGCTTCTTCCTGGCGCGTGTGGGCGAGGGTGAGGGGGTGGGCGTGGGCGTGGCGGTGGCGACGAGGACGCCGGATCCGTAGCGGCCCACCATGGCCGCGTCGATCTCCTGGCCGGTCTTTTTCGCGTTGACCAGCTCCTGCACATACAGACGCATGTCACGCGATCCCGGAGTCTTGCTGCAGGTGCAGACATTCAGGAGATCGTTGCAGGAGCAGACGCAGCGGTAGCGCTCCGCGATGATGCTGGCTTCCGGCGACAGTCGCACGGGAAGGGGGGCCGAGATGGGCGTACCCTGCGCCGGGTTCTCCGTGCCCGCCTGGGCCGGGGTGGCCGACGGCTCGGGCGCCGCGCCGGGAGCACCCGTGTGGCTCTTGCGGTACAGGGCGAACGCCACGAGACCGATCAGGACGACGGCACCGGCCACCACGACCAGGTTGGCGAGGCGCGGCTGCGCCGGCGGCCGTCCGGCCCCCTGCGTCCCGCTCTGTTCCCCACCCCGCGGCTCGTCCACGCCCCGACCTCGAAGACCCAGCCTTCGCCCGCTTCACCCCGGGCGAAAGCGCGGCATTATAGTGTAGCCACGCAGCCGAAGGCCAGCGCACCCAGTCGTCTGAACACACGCGGCGCGGGGCCCTTCCCCCGCGCGGTCGTCTGAGACCGCGCGCCGGGGCCCCGCCGCGCGCTCCCCAGCGCGGTGGGCGGCGCGTGGCGAAGCGAGGGGAGGTTCGCGCAGCGAACCGGACCCGTGCCGCGCGCGCGAACAGCCCCGCGCCGCGCCCCCTCTGGACGGGACACCCGTGACCACTTATGATGCGGACGGCAAGGAGGGGCGGATGATCGAGACCTTCAAGGCTGACCTGACGCAGGCGATGCGGCGTCAGGACGCGATCACCATGGCAACGCTGCGCATGCTGATCTCCCAGGTGCAGTACGCGCGGATCGACGCGAAGCGCGACCTGACCCAGGACGACTACCTGACCCTTCTGCAGCGGGCGGTGAAGACGCGCCGCGAGGCGATCGAGCACTACGATAAGGGAGGCCGCAAGGACCTGGCCGACAAGGAGCGCGCGGAGATCGCCGTCATCGAGCGTTATCTGCCGGCCGCGATGAGCGCCGAGGACATGGCCGCGGCCGTCGATGCCCTCCTGAAGGATCTGGCGATCAGCGAGAAGAAGGACCTCGGCCGTGCCATGAAGGAGTTCATGGCCCGTCACCGCGGCCGCGCCGACGGCAAGGCGGCGAACGCCCTCATCGCCTCCCGGCTGAAATAGGGCTCCGCGTGACGCCCGGCCCGATCAGCCGCGGCGAGGCGGCCGCCCTCCTGGCCCTCCTCCTCCTGCTGCTGGCCCTCACCCTCACTCCGATCACGAACAACGATCTCTTCATCCACTTGAAGACCGGCGAGACGATCCTGAAGACAGGAAGCGTTCCGCGCGTCGACGACTACTCGGCCCTGGCGCGCGGACGCCCGTACATCGCCCACGAGTGGCTCGCCGGCGTCGTGTTCAAACTGGTGCAGGCCGCGGCCGGCTGGAACGGCCTGATCCTGCTCAAGGCGCTGGTCGGGATCGCGGTGGCCGCCCTGCTCTATGCCGCGGCCCGCCAGACCGGCGTTCCTCCGGACACGGGGCTCCCGGCGCTGGCGTTCGTCCTGATCCTCGCCGCCTCGCGATTCATGGAGAGACCGCACATCTTCACGTCTCTCATGATCGCCGCCTTCCTGCTGCTGCTGACGCGGCGGCGCCGGGGCTTGCGCGCGCCGGTGTGGGCTTTCCTCCTGCTTCAGACGATCTGGGCGAATCTGCACGGCGGCTTCGTCCTCGGCCCGGTGATCGTCGCGCTGGCCGCGGCGGCCACAGCGCTCGATCGGTTCCTCGAGCGTCGCGCCGGTCTCGGGACGACCCGCGGCGCATCGCCGTCCTCCGTCGCGCCGGTACCGGCGCGTGAGGCCGCCTCGCTCGGCCTGCTGGCCATCGGACTGGTGCTGGTCTCGCTCGTGAACCCCTACGGGCCGAGGCTCCTGAAATTCCCGTTCGCGCTCACAGGAACCTCCTTCATGGGCGAGATCTACGAGTGGCTCCCCCCTCTCGTCGCGTTCGACTTCAGGAACGGCACGTTGACGCCCAGTCCCTACGCCTCCACCTACATGGCCCTGTACTACCTGGCGTGGATCGGTTTCGGGATCCTCTCCTTCGGCCTCGTCGCCGCGCGCTGGCGGCGCGGGCACCCGCTGCCGCAGGGCGCGACCTTCGCCGTTCTGGTGTTCGCCCTGTTCCTGATCCTGTCTCTGCGGATGAACCGGAACGTCGCAGACTTCGCCCTGGCCACCTTTCCGGGGGTCATGACCGCCTTCACGGCGGCGCGCGGAGACGGCAGGCGGCCTTCGCTCCTTCCCTGGATCGCGACGGCGCTCCTCCTTGTCGCGGCGTGGTTCGCCGTCATGGGCTACCCGTACTCCCCCGCCATGCGCCGCAGCCCCGGCCTGGGGATCGGCCGGAACATCCCGGTGGCCGCCGCGGACTATCTCGCCGGCATCGGGGTGCGGGGCAACGTCTTCAACACCTACGCTTCGGGGGGCTACCTCATCGACCGCCTGTATCCCGCGGTGCGCGTCGCGATGGACTCCAGGAACGACGTCTACGGAGAGGATCTGTACCGCCAGTACAGCCGCGCGCTGAGCGACGCCGATGCGCTCGACGCCCTGCTCGATCGCCTGGACGCGGCAGCCATTCTGCTCGAGTGGCCCAACCAGGGGATGATGACCGCCGCGGCCGCGGTGCATCGGCTGAAGGGCTGGACGCCGGTCTTCTTCGACGACGTGGCGGTGATCTACCTGCGCGCCGACGGTCCGTGGGCCGGGGTGGCGGAGCGGGACGGCTACACGCTGCTCGACCCGGCTCTCTACAGGGGGGGCGCCATCCGTCACGAGAACGCGGCGCGCGCCCTGGCCGAGGCGGAGAGGGCGCTGGCGCAGGGGGGCTCGTACATCGCGCGGGTCATCCGGATCGACGCGCTGTACGGGCTGAAGAGGGACAGCGAGGCGCTGCAGGACGAGGACCGCCTCCTGAAGGAGGACCCGCCCCTGTTCCACATCTACACGCACCTCGGCTGGATCCGCCTGGCGCGCGGCGATCGGGCGGAGGCGGCGGCTCGTTTCCGCCGCGCCCTTCACTACCAGCCCGACTCGCAGCTGGCGATGCAGGGACTGTCGCTGGCGCAGGGCGCCGCGTCCCCGTGAGACGGCCGGTCCTCGGCCGCTCCTCCTTTCAGCGCGCCGGGGTTTCCGCCGGGGGGTTCGCCTCGAGGGCGGACTGCAGGGAACGGACGGTGACCGGGCCGAGCGTCTCGAGATCCTTCTTGAGGACCTGCGCCGGGCCGACCACGACCAGGGCGAGGTCGTCGACCGGCAGCCGGCGCGCGGCGACTCGTTTCACCGCATCGGACGTGACGGCCCGCACACGTTTCTGGTACCCGTTGATGAAGTCGGGTTCGAGCCCGAAGAGCTCGACGTTCAGGATCTCCGCCGCCAGATTGTCCGGGCTCTCGATGCCGAGAGGATACGACCCGGCGAGGTAGCTGCGGGCCTTGTCCAGGTCCTGGTCCGGCAGCTCACCCCCCCGCAGGCGGCGCATCTGATCGAGGGAGAGATTGATCGCCTCGATCACGCTCGCGTTCTTCGAGGCGGTCGAGACGCAGAAGCTCCCTCCCGCGCGCAGGGCGTCCAGCCGGCTGCCGATCGAGTAGGTCAGGCCGCGCTTCACGCGAACCTCGTTCACCAGCCACGAGGTGAATCCCCCCCCGAGGACCGTGTTCCCCACCAGCATCGGGAAGTAATCGGGATCGGCGCGCCTGATCCCGGTGTTCCCGAAGCGCACCTGGCTCTGCGTGGCGTCCGGCTTGTCCACCAGCAGGACCCTGCGGCCGCGCACGGCGGTCACCTCGGGAATCTTCGTCTCCGGGAGGGCGCGCCGCTTCCACGCCGAGAAGTAGCGCTCCGCCCTCAGTACCGCCTGCGCCGCGTCGATGTCCCCGACGATGGCGAGCACGGCGTTGTTGGGCGCGTAACGCGTCTCGTAGAATCCCGCCACGTCGTCGCGGGTGATCGCCTGCACGGAACGCTCCGTCCCGTCCACCGGCCGGCCGTACGGATGGGCCCCGTACAGCCAGGAGGCGAACGCCAGCCGGGCGACGACCCCGGGGTCGTCGAGTCGTCCGACGATGTCCGCCAGAGCGAGTCGTTTATCCTTCTCGAACTCCTCCTGGCGGAAGACCGGATTCTGGACGAGGTCGGCGATCAGGTTGAATCCGATCTCGAGGTCGCGGGTGGCGAACTCTCCGTGCACGAACGAGGCGTCGATCCCCGCCGCGGTATCGATCGAGCCCCCCACGAACTCGACCTCCTCGAAGAACTGGCCGGCCGGGCGGCTCTTCGTGCCCCGCTTCAGGAGACGGGCCGTCAGGGCGGCCGTCCCTTCCTTGCCGGCCGGGTCGGCGGCCGAGCCCGATTTCACCATGAGCCTCAGCTGGACCAGCGGGATGGAATGCCGTTCCAGGACCAGGACCGTCAGGCCGTTCTTGAGAACCATCCTGACGGGGGCCGGCACGCGGAAGCCGGTCGCGCCGCCGGCGGCCGGAGCGGGCGCGGGGGCGGCCGCCAGGAGCATGCATGCGCCGGGGAGGAGGAGGACGAAGGCGGCCCGCGCGAAACGCCGGCGGCCCGTCATGGCCGTGTCTCCCCGTCGGCCTCGGCCGGCACGAGCGTCACGACCGTGCGATTGTCGGGACGCAGGTAGCGGGCCGCCGCCTTCTGGAGGTCGGCCTTGGTCATCGCCTCGTAGCTCTTCAGG
Above is a genomic segment from Candidatus Dormiibacterota bacterium containing:
- a CDS encoding TIGR00282 family metallophosphoesterase encodes the protein MRIAFLGDVNGRAGRHVLASQLPRLVAARSIDFVVANVENAADGFGITPELSEELLACGIDCMTSGNHIWDKVEIVDYLPGQPRLLRPLNYPDRAPGHGLYVGETAAGVPVAVINLMGRVFMPPCENPFPIVDQALKRLEGKAAVILVDVHAEATSEKTAMGRYLDGRVTAVVGTHTHVQTADEIILPRGTGYITDLGMTGAYDSVIGIETELALKKFLTGMPVRFTTAKRDPRMCGVILEADDTSGRALSIERIQVRPDGGTPGAGDARTV
- the xseA gene encoding exodeoxyribonuclease VII large subunit translates to MRGLFDEPLPDAPGGGASGPAPRETRRVYTVSELNALAQEILEESFPSIWVEGEISNLRKYPSGHTYFTLKDEAAQIAAVLFRGASQSLPFRPEDGLKVLARGRITLYEARGTFQIIVDALEPAGLGALQLAFEQLKARLLAEGLFDPARKRPLPLLPRRIGIVASPRGAALRDILKVLARRFANLEIVLAPSRVQGEGASLEIVESIRMLNRLGGIDVLILARGGGSIEDLWPFNEERVARAIAASTVPVVSAVGHEVDTTIADLVADLRAPTPSAAAEMVVRSKEELGDRIAALRGRLIAAARLRLSAAGVALEDAGSARAREAVRDRLRDLALRVDDLTFRLGAHLERTTTDARHRLEILKERMTPERLAGRLRHRRARADGLDRLLHASMTTRLQRARDQCSAYAERLLALSPLAVLGRGYAICRLQSTGAILKDSTAARAGDAVSIRLHRGSLDCAVTEVRAHGEREEGV
- a CDS encoding exodeoxyribonuclease VII small subunit, translated to MASAKKGSRQPGFEEALERLEAIVKSLEEGDRPLEDSLRLFEEGVSLTRLCAAKLEEAQRRIDVLTRGEQGDLKLAPFEDEGEGGEPGRS
- a CDS encoding farnesyl diphosphate synthase; this encodes MQRDRRLVDAALRRFLPSRVEVPLTVRRAMVYSLFPGGKRLRPILAITACRALGGRVSDVLPVAAAIEMIHTYSLIHDDLPALDNDDLRRGRATSHRVFGEAMAILAGDALLNHAFEIAATHPGGPGLAARKMRSIGLLARAAGVTGMIGGQVMDLEAEGRPYSYGTLLKIHRGKTGALISAAAQIGGIIAGVGRRELRALRAYGDAVGLAFQIVDDILDREGDPERLGKTLGKDARSRKATFPALLGVEGSRRRAEEAIGRAERALLRFGTRGRALGVLARFIVHRAN
- a CDS encoding TlyA family RNA methyltransferase, producing the protein MRREKPGLERAEGHAGAGTARRPKERLDRLLVERGLARSRERAQALVLAGVVRVDGKAGQKPGTLLSPDAVIEVRAPDHPFVGRGGVKLEGALASLRVAVSGRLALDIGASTGGFTDCLLRRGAARVYALDVGRGLLDWSLRSDPRVVVLEGRNARYLSRDDLPEQVDLAVIDVSFISLRLIFPPLPPLLLKDADVVALVKPQFEVGKGEIGKGGIVREPEKHLKSVLSAAAAADKAGFSVRGACVSPLPGAEGNREFFLHLSLDAAGALRGETLDRLLGGIVHGG
- a CDS encoding NAD(+)/NADH kinase; the encoded protein is MADETRRKTISTVTIVAKRQAAEARLAARHCARFLEARRVAVTFDPFTARALGRRRDGRVPGGAARPSDLYIVIGGDGTLLMVARDLAARPRPILGINLGGLGFLTETGPGEMEEILIEILDGRYALDRRIGLEVSIVRGGKTVMRQVTLNDAVINKGALARIIELRLSIDRDPVTTYKSDGLIISTPTGSTAYSLSAGGPIIHPSLKAFLITPICPHTLSMRPLVLPDDSTAEVSLHTGDSEVYLTLDGQVGHALRTKDRVRVRRSRQPILMVRSPRKSYFEVLRHKLHWGER
- a CDS encoding cytochrome c-type biogenesis protein CcmH, with the translated sequence MDEPRGGEQSGTQGAGRPPAQPRLANLVVVAGAVVLIGLVAFALYRKSHTGAPGAAPEPSATPAQAGTENPAQGTPISAPLPVRLSPEASIIAERYRCVCSCNDLLNVCTCSKTPGSRDMRLYVQELVNAKKTGQEIDAAMVGRYGSGVLVATATPTPTPSPSPTRARKKRTR
- a CDS encoding GatB/YqeY domain-containing protein, whose protein sequence is MTTYDADGKEGRMIETFKADLTQAMRRQDAITMATLRMLISQVQYARIDAKRDLTQDDYLTLLQRAVKTRREAIEHYDKGGRKDLADKERAEIAVIERYLPAAMSAEDMAAAVDALLKDLAISEKKDLGRAMKEFMARHRGRADGKAANALIASRLK
- a CDS encoding pitrilysin family protein, which gives rise to MTGRRRFARAAFVLLLPGACMLLAAAPAPAPAAGGATGFRVPAPVRMVLKNGLTVLVLERHSIPLVQLRLMVKSGSAADPAGKEGTAALTARLLKRGTKSRPAGQFFEEVEFVGGSIDTAAGIDASFVHGEFATRDLEIGFNLIADLVQNPVFRQEEFEKDKRLALADIVGRLDDPGVVARLAFASWLYGAHPYGRPVDGTERSVQAITRDDVAGFYETRYAPNNAVLAIVGDIDAAQAVLRAERYFSAWKRRALPETKIPEVTAVRGRRVLLVDKPDATQSQVRFGNTGIRRADPDYFPMLVGNTVLGGGFTSWLVNEVRVKRGLTYSIGSRLDALRAGGSFCVSTASKNASVIEAINLSLDQMRRLRGGELPDQDLDKARSYLAGSYPLGIESPDNLAAEILNVELFGLEPDFINGYQKRVRAVTSDAVKRVAARRLPVDDLALVVVGPAQVLKKDLETLGPVTVRSLQSALEANPPAETPAR